The genomic segment TCTGGTCTGTAACTGACGCTGAGGCGCGAAAGCGTGGGGAGCAAACAGGATTAGATACCCTGGTAGTCCACGCCGTAAACGATGAGTGCTAAGTGTTAGGGGGTTTCCGCCCCTTAGTGCTGCAGCTAACGCATTAAGCACTCCGCCTGGGGAGTACGGCCGCAAGGCTGAAACTCAAAGGAATTGACGGGGACCCGCACAAGCGGTGGAGCATGTGGTTTAATTCGAAGCAACGCGAAGAACCTTACCAGGTCTTGACATCCCACTGACCGGTGTAGAGATACGCCTTTCCCTTCGGGGACAGTGGTGACAGGTGGTGCATGGTTGTCGTCAGCTCGTGTCGTGAGATGTTGGGTTAAGTCCCGCAACGAGCGCAACCCTTGATCTTAGTTGCCAGCATTCAGTTGGGCACTCTAAGGTGACTGCCGGTGATAAACCGGAGGAAGGTGGGGATGACGTCAAATCATCATGCCCCTTATGACCTGGGCTACACACGTGCTACAATGGATGATACAGAGGGTTGCCAACCCGCGAGGGGGAGCCAATCCCATAAAATCATTCCCAGTTCGGATTGGAGGCTGCAACTCGCCTCCATGAAGCCGGAATCGCTAGTAATCGTGGATCAGCATGCCACGGTGAATACGTTCCCGGGTCTTGTACACACCGCCCGTCACACCACGAGAGTTTGTAACACCCGAAGTCGGTGGGGTAACCCTTACGGGAGCCAGCCGCCGAAGGTGGGACAGATGATTGGGGTGAAGTCGTAACAAGGTAGCCGTATCGGAAGGTGCGGCTGGATCACCTCCTTTCTAAGGATTATTACGGAATGTAAACCACGGGTTTACACATTGATGTTTTGCGTTCAGTTTTGAAGGTTCATTAAGCTTTTTAAGCGTTTTTTCGCTTGAAGAAGCCTCTATATATGAACATTCAAAACTTGTTCTTTGAAAACTGAATGAAACGACATTGATAGCAACAAATCAAGTAATCAACGTAGAGAAATTCGTTTCTCTAGATTAGCGCATGCAAATGAGCTAATCATGCAATGCCTTTTACGAATTCCGATTTACATCGCTGTAAAGGAGAATTCACCAAAGAGGAATTCAAGAAGCGTAAGCTTATTGAAAACCAAAGGGTTAAGTTAGAAAGGGCGCATGGCGGATGCCTTGGCACTAGGAGCCTAAGAAGGACGGCACTAACACCGATATGCTCCGGGGAGCTGTAAGTAAGCTTTGATCCGGAGATTTCCGAATGGGGAAACCCACTGTCCATAATGGGACAGTACGTTTACGTGAATACATAGCGTAAACGAGGCACACCCGGAGAACTGAAACATCTAAGTATCCGGAGGAATAGAAAGAAAAATCGATTCCCTGAGTAGCGGCGAGCGAAACGGGAAGAGCCCAAACCAAGAAGCTTGCTTCTTGGGGTTGTAGGACACTCTATACGGAGTTACAAAGGAATGGATTAGACGAAGCGACCTGGAAAGGTCCGCCGTAGCGGGTAAAAGCCCCGTAGTTGAAAGTCCATTCTCTCCAGAGTGTATCCTGAGTACGGCGGAACACGTGAAATTCCGTCGGAATCCGGGAGGACCATCTCCCAAGGCTAAATACTCCCTAGTGACCGATAGTGAACCAGTACCGTGAGGGAAAGGTGAAAAGCACCCCGGAAGGGGAGTGAAATAGATCCTGAAACCATGTGCCTACAAGTTGTCAGAGCCCGTTAATGGGTGATGGCGTGCCTTTTGTAGAATGAACCGGCGAGTTACGATTCCATGCAAGGTTAAGCAGTGAATGCGGAGCCGCAGCGAAAGCGAGTCTGAATAGGGCGATAGAGTATGGGGTCGTAGACCCGAAACCAGGTGATCTACCCATGTCCAGGGTGAAGGTAAGGTAACACTTACTGGAGGCCCGAACCCACGTACGTTGAAAAGTGCGGGGATGAGGTGTGGGTAGCGGTGAAATTCCAATCGAACCTGGAGATAGCTGGTTCTCTCCGAAATAGCTTTAGGGCTAGCCTCAAACTTAAGAATCTCGGAGGTAGAGCACTGTTTGGACTAGGGGCCCATCCCGGGTTACCGAATTCAGACAAACTCCGAATGCCGATGATTTATGTTTGGGAGTCAGACTGCGGGTGATAAGATCCGTAGTCGAGAGGGAAACAGCCCAGACCACCAGTTAAGGTCCCCAAGTATTCGTTAAGTGGAAAAGGATGTGGCGTTGCCCAGACAACCAGGATGTTGGCTTAGAAGCAGCCATCATTTAAAGAGTGCGTAATAGCTCACTGGTCGAGTGGCGCTGCGCCGAAAATGTACCGGGGCTAAACGAATCACCGAAACTGTGGATTGACATCTTAGATGTCAGTGGTAGGAGAGCGTTCCAAGGGCGTCGAAGCTAGACCGTAAGGACTGGTGGAGCGCTTGGAAGTGAGAATGCCGGTATGAGTAGCGAAAGAAGGGTGAGAATCCCTTCCACCGAATGCCCAAGGTTTCCTGAGGAAGGCTCGTCCGCTCAGGGTTAGTCAGGACCTAAGTTGAGGCCGAAAGGCGTAGACGATGGACAACAGGTTGATATTCCTGTACCACCTCCCCGCCGTTTGAGCAATGGGGTGACGCAGTAGGATAGGGTGAGCGCGCTGTTGGTTATGCGCGTCTAAGCAGTGAGGTGTGGAATGAGGCAAATCCCGTTCCTATAACATTGAGCTGTTACAGCAAGGGGATTTATCCCTGAGTCCCTGATTTCACGCTGCCAAGAAAAGCCTCTAGCGAGGCGGGAGGTGCCTGTACCGCAAACCGACACAGGTAGGCGAGGAGAGAATCCTAAGGTGATCGAGAGAACTCTCGTTAAGGAACTCGGCAAAATGACCCCGTAACTTCGGGAGAAGGGGTGCTCTGGTAGGGTGTTAAAGCCCGAGAGAGCCGCAGTGAATAGGCCCAGGCGACTGTTTAGCAAAAACACAGGTCTCTGCAAAACCGCAAGGTGAAGTATAGGGGCTGACGCCTGCCCGGTGCTGGAAGGTTAAGAGGAGAGGTCAGCGCAAGCGAAGCTTCGAATTGAAGCCCCAGTAAACGGCGGCCGTAACTATAACGGTCCTAAGGTAGCGAAATTCCTTGTCGGGTAAGTTCCGACCCGCACGAAAGGCGTAACGATCTGGGCACTGTCTCAACGAGAGACTCGGTGAAATTATAATACCTGTGAAGATGCAGGTTACCCGCGACAGGACGGAAAGACCCCGTGGAGCTTTACTGTAACCTGATATTGAATTCCGGTGCAGCCTGTACAGGATAGGTAGGAGCCTTGGATTCCGGAGCGCTAGCTTCGGATGAGGCGTTGGTGGGATACTACCCTGGCTGTATTGGACTTCTAACCCATGCCCCTTATCGGGGCAGGAGACAGTGTCAGGCGGGCAGTTTGACTGGGGCGGTCGCCTCCTAAAGAGTAACGGAGGCGCCCAAAGGTTCCCTCAGAATGGTTGGACATCATTCGTAGAGTGCAAAGGCATAAGGGAGCTTGACTGCGAGACCTACAAGTCGAGCAGGGTCGAAAGACGGGCTTAGTGATCCGGTGGTTCCGCATGGAAGGGCCATCGCTCAACGGATAAAAGCTACCCCGGGGATAACAGGCTTATCTCCCCCAAGAGTCCACATCGACGGGGAGGTTTGGCACCTCGATGTCGGCTCATCGCATCCTGGGGCTGTAGTCGGTCCCAAGGGTTGGGCTGTTCGCCCATTAAAGCGGTACGCGAGCTGGGTTCAGAACGTCGTGAGACAGTTCGGTCCCTATCCGTCGCGGGCGCAGGAAATTTGAGAGGAGCTGTCCTTAGTACGAGAGGACCGGGATGGACATACCTCTGGTGTACCAGTTGTCTTGCCAAAGGCATCGCTGGGTAGCTATGTATGGACGGGATAAATGCTGAAAGCATCTAAGCATGAAGCCCCCCTCGAGATGAGATTTCCCATTACGCAAGTAAGTAAGATCCCTCAAAGAAGATGAGGTTGATAGGTCTGGGGTGGAAGCACGGCGACGTGTGGAGCTGACGGATACTAATCGATCGAGGACTTAACCAATTTTGAAAAGGGCTTGATTACCCTGATTCGTGTAGCACAATGTCTGTTTTATTCAGTTTTGAGCGAACAAGCTCAAAGAGTCTGGTGACGATTGCGAAGAGGTCACACCCGTTCCCATCCCGAACACGGAAGTTAAGCTCTTCAGCGCCGATGGTAGTTGGGGGTTTCCCCCTGCGAGAGTAGGACGCCGCCGGGCGCAAGGTCATTGCCAATAGGTAATGGCTTTTTTTGTGTTTATTTTTAGAAATTTTTTTTAGATATATATATCAAATAAATGAGTATCTATACGAACTAAGAGAATGCGCATTTAAATAGACAATCGAAGCTCTGAGAGTAGTGGAGCACCAACTAGGCCTAAGGAGGAAAATATCCCTAGCGCAATAGGGAATTCAAATGGATTCTTTATTTTAACTTACATACGTTAATTTGTAATTATACAAAAAAAGTAAGGATAATCGTATATATATATAAACTCAAGCGCCTTGGTGGAGCTGAAAAGGACGACAAGCGACAGAGGAAGGCAGCTTAGGATCAGCGCGACACAGATGACACAATGTCGCAACAGCTCTGCATGCCCCCCGTTGTGTAGGCTCGGGAGCTAGGCGCTGGAGTCTAGACGCTACTCTAGGTGAAAAAGTTTATAATTTCTTGTCTTTCGAAAAAAGGGTGGTCTCAATTAAAAAACGTCGCCTTTCCCCTTCCGTGTCTACATTACTAGGGACAGGGATAATAAGTTCGCATGCTGATGATGGTTCGGAGCTCTTCCACGTGAGGAGTTGGACATCGCCGGTAGTAAGGTCATTGCCAATAGGTAATGGCCTTTTTTGTCGTCCGGGAAATAATGAAATCTCGTACTTATGGAGAAATGCTATCTAAGTTAAATTATTGAATATGTTATGAAAACAGAGCGCTAGCTTCTTACTGGGAAAGTCGGAGCCAAATGACTATAGGATAGGTGAAGCAGTTAGATTAATGGGGTTGGGCATACAAAATGCGATATTGAAGGGTTTATTTACTTCAATTTATATAATAACGAAATTCCGTAAATGTACAGGTCTTAATGTAAGTGAGTTATATATATATGATCGGTTTACGTGTTGAAATGATCGGCTGTGCAGTGGTTATGATTGTTTAGGTGTTGATATGATCGGTTGTGCAATGGTTATGATTGTTTAGGAGTTGATATGATCGGCTGTGCAGTGGTTATGATTGTTTACGTGTTGATATGATCGGTCGTGCATTGGTTATGATTGTTTAAATGTTGATATGATCGGTCGTGCAGTGGTTATGATTGTTTAGGTGTTGATATGATCGGTCGTGCTCCTGATAAGCTCGCTCGCCTATAATTTTAGCCATTATGATTGAACAATTAGCGACATAAGAATTGGTGTTAGATTATGGAAGTGGCGATTAGAATACCTAAATTCATCTTCGGATTCGAGCTACTTGTCCGTCTATTCTTAATAGCTTGAAATCATAGCCTAACAGCGATACGATAAGGGTCAAGCAATATTGAAAGGGGTGGTTATTTTGCAAATGGTGCTCATTATATTCGCGATTAATATCGTGTATGTTACATTTTTTACAGTGCGCATGATTCTAACGTTAAAAGGCTATAGATACATCGCTGCCGGACTTAGTGTAGTAGAAATCGTTATCTATGTCATCGGCCTTGGTTTAGTGCTTGATAACCTGAATGAAATACAGAACTTAGTAGCCTATGCAATCGGTTATGGTTGTGGAGTTATTATTGGGTCGAAGATTGAAGAGAAGATGGCACTTGGCTATATTACAGTAAATGTAATTACGTCAGAGAAGAACTTGAAATTACCGAGTATACTGCGGGAAAAAGGTTACGGAGTCACAGATTGGTCAGCGAATGGTCTTGATGGGGATCGGTCTGCTATGCAGATTCTTACCCCGCGTAAATATGAATTGAAACTTTACGTTACTATTAAAGAAATAGACCCAAAAGCATTTATTATTGCATACGAGGCGAAAATGATACATGGCGGTTTCTGGGTTAAGAGTGTGAGGAAAGGGAAGTTGTTCAAGTGAGTAAAAAGAAGACTATATGGTTTGACGTGGAAACAGAAGAGACTATTGAGGATTGTTTGAAGCGAATGGCTGCAGAAGGTTATGCAGTTGCGGGACGAAAGGAAGAGCCGCTGTTTACTGAGGTGAATGGAGAATTTATTCCAGTACGGCAAGTTATCAAGTTCAAAGGTGTACTAAGAGAAGATGAAAATGCCTAAAAGGCGAACGTTATGGGATAGCGATATGTAATTGTTCGCCTTTTCTATTGACGAATGCTCGCGGTCTTGTTAAAATATAGAGAGTAAATAGAATCCCCATATATGCTGTGGAATTGGCCGCAGTGTTTCTACCAGGACACCGTAATGTCCGGACTATGCGGGAAAGCGACTTTCAGGAATTGTAGCGAAAGGTGTGTGGGTACCTATGGGTGCAATCATCTTAACGCATATTTCAACGTCCTCGAATGATCTGCTTTTCATGCATATGAAGAGTGGTTTGTTCGAGGACTTTTTAGTTTAGGAAATGTTGG from the Sporosarcina psychrophila genome contains:
- a CDS encoding DUF2179 domain-containing protein encodes the protein MVLIIFAINIVYVTFFTVRMILTLKGYRYIAAGLSVVEIVIYVIGLGLVLDNLNEIQNLVAYAIGYGCGVIIGSKIEEKMALGYITVNVITSEKNLKLPSILREKGYGVTDWSANGLDGDRSAMQILTPRKYELKLYVTIKEIDPKAFIIAYEAKMIHGGFWVKSVRKGKLFK
- a CDS encoding NETI motif-containing protein produces the protein MSKKKTIWFDVETEETIEDCLKRMAAEGYAVAGRKEEPLFTEVNGEFIPVRQVIKFKGVLREDENA